In Streptomyces nojiriensis, one genomic interval encodes:
- a CDS encoding chitinase, whose protein sequence is MPLLTAAALAVAGFLAAGPPAAAADADLVRNGGFEAGLDGWSCSGGSGAVVTTPVHGGSSALRATPAGQDNARCSQTVTVQPDSTYTLGAWVQGAYVYLGATGTGTTDVSAWTQTPGAWKQLTTTFRTGPATTSVTVYTHGWYGQPAHVTDDLTLVGPDPGGPGQPRPPAAPTGLTASATSSTSVALSWSAVPGATSYTVHRDAAAPLSVTSASAAVTGLAAATTYTFRVGAVNAAGESPQSAPASATTPGGGGGGGGGLPAHALVGYLHASFANGSGYVRMADVPASWDVINLAFGEPTSVTSGDIRFRLCPVAECPNAETPAEFKAAIKAKQAAGKKVLISIGGQNGQVQLASTAARDAFVASVSKIIDEYGLDGLDIDFEGHSLSLAAGDTDFRAPTTPVVVNLISAVKTLKARYGPDFVLTMAPETFFVQLGYQYYGSGPWGGQDPRAGAYLPVIHALRDDLTLLHVQDYNSGSIMGLDNQYHSMGGADFHIAMTDMLLTGFPVAGNTARVFPALRPDQVAIGLPATTNAGNGHTSPAEVTKALNCLTKRTDCGSYQTHGTWPGLRGLMTWSINWDRFGGWEFSRNFDAYFGG, encoded by the coding sequence ATCCCCCTCCTCACGGCCGCCGCCCTCGCGGTGGCCGGCTTCCTCGCGGCGGGCCCGCCCGCCGCGGCGGCCGACGCCGACCTCGTACGCAACGGCGGCTTCGAGGCCGGCCTCGACGGCTGGAGCTGCTCGGGCGGCAGCGGAGCCGTCGTCACCACCCCCGTCCACGGCGGAAGTTCCGCCCTGCGGGCCACCCCGGCCGGCCAGGACAACGCCCGCTGCTCCCAGACCGTCACCGTGCAGCCCGACTCGACGTACACGCTCGGCGCGTGGGTGCAGGGCGCCTACGTCTACCTCGGCGCGACCGGCACCGGCACCACCGACGTGTCGGCCTGGACGCAGACACCGGGAGCCTGGAAGCAGCTGACCACCACCTTCCGCACCGGCCCGGCCACCACCTCGGTGACCGTCTACACCCACGGCTGGTACGGCCAGCCCGCCCACGTCACCGACGACCTCACCCTGGTCGGCCCGGACCCCGGCGGTCCCGGGCAGCCCCGGCCTCCGGCCGCCCCCACCGGCCTGACCGCCTCCGCCACCTCCTCGACCTCGGTCGCCCTGTCCTGGTCCGCGGTCCCGGGCGCCACCTCGTACACCGTCCACCGGGACGCCGCCGCGCCCCTGAGCGTCACCTCCGCCTCGGCCGCCGTGACCGGCCTGGCCGCGGCCACCACGTACACCTTCCGGGTCGGCGCGGTGAATGCGGCGGGCGAGTCCCCGCAGAGCGCGCCCGCCTCCGCGACCACGCCCGGCGGTGGCGGGGGCGGCGGGGGCGGCCTCCCCGCCCACGCACTCGTCGGCTACCTGCACGCGAGCTTCGCCAACGGCTCCGGATACGTCCGGATGGCCGACGTGCCCGCCTCCTGGGACGTCATCAACCTCGCCTTCGGCGAACCCACTTCGGTGACCTCGGGCGACATCCGCTTCCGGCTCTGCCCGGTCGCGGAATGCCCGAACGCCGAAACCCCGGCGGAGTTCAAGGCGGCGATCAAGGCCAAGCAGGCGGCCGGCAAGAAGGTGCTGATCTCGATCGGCGGCCAGAACGGCCAGGTCCAGCTCGCGAGCACGGCCGCCCGGGACGCCTTCGTCGCCTCCGTCAGCAAGATCATCGACGAGTACGGCCTCGACGGCCTGGACATCGACTTCGAGGGCCACTCCCTGTCCCTGGCCGCCGGGGACACCGACTTCCGGGCGCCCACCACCCCGGTGGTCGTCAACCTGATCTCGGCCGTGAAGACCCTGAAGGCCCGCTACGGACCGGACTTCGTCCTGACCATGGCCCCGGAGACCTTCTTCGTCCAGTTGGGCTACCAGTACTACGGCTCAGGCCCCTGGGGCGGCCAGGACCCGCGCGCCGGCGCGTACCTCCCGGTCATCCACGCCCTGCGCGACGACCTCACCCTGCTCCACGTCCAGGACTACAACTCGGGCTCGATCATGGGTCTCGACAACCAGTACCACTCCATGGGCGGCGCCGACTTCCACATCGCCATGACCGACATGCTGCTCACCGGCTTCCCGGTCGCCGGGAACACCGCCCGGGTCTTCCCGGCCCTGCGCCCGGACCAGGTCGCCATCGGCCTGCCGGCCACGACCAACGCGGGCAACGGGCACACCTCGCCCGCGGAGGTGACCAAGGCCCTGAACTGCCTGACGAAGAGGACCGACTGCGGGAGCTACCAGACCCACGGCACCTGGCCGGGGCTGCGCGGCCTGATGACGTGGTCGATCAACTGGGACCGCTTCGGGGGCTGGGAGTTCAGCCGGAACTTCGACGCGTACTTCGGCGGCTGA
- a CDS encoding phosphatase PAP2 family protein, which produces MLVSGPLLAPDHALSRALVRTVPDSVTERLSDLGNIPVAVPVLVLAMAYAARRGRALAAGAAGLAMALVPALVIPFKEWTARPGPLEPWAAGYFPSGHTATAAVAYFGAALLVRPYTRRAWPTAAALVLTGATAAGLILRGWHWPLDVLASLLMCTPLLLGVAWADRAHRAGGAGGPGRLSRRSTRRSSG; this is translated from the coding sequence GTGCTGGTCTCCGGCCCGCTGCTGGCCCCGGACCACGCGCTCAGCCGCGCCCTGGTGCGCACGGTCCCGGACTCCGTCACCGAGCGCCTCTCCGACCTCGGCAACATCCCGGTCGCCGTGCCCGTCCTCGTCCTCGCCATGGCCTACGCCGCCCGCCGCGGGCGGGCCCTCGCCGCCGGGGCCGCGGGCCTGGCCATGGCCCTGGTGCCGGCCCTGGTCATCCCGTTCAAGGAGTGGACCGCCCGGCCGGGACCCCTGGAGCCCTGGGCCGCCGGCTACTTCCCCTCGGGCCACACGGCCACCGCGGCCGTCGCCTACTTCGGCGCGGCCCTGCTCGTACGCCCGTACACCCGCCGGGCATGGCCGACGGCCGCCGCCCTGGTCCTCACGGGGGCGACGGCCGCCGGGCTGATCCTGCGGGGGTGGCACTGGCCGCTGGACGTCCTCGCCAGCCTGCTGATGTGCACTCCCCTGCTGCTCGGCGTGGCGTGGGCCGACCGGGCCCATCGGGCCGGTGGGGCCGGTGGGCCCGGTCGGCTCAGCCGCCGAAGTACGCGTCGAAGTTCCGGCTGA
- the gabT gene encoding 4-aminobutyrate--2-oxoglutarate transaminase has protein sequence MTAVPQERKIVTAIPGPKSQELQARRLQTVAGGVGSVLPVFTARAGGGIIEDVDGNRLIDFGSGIAVTSVGASAEAVVRRASAQLADFTHTCFMVTPYEGYVEVCEALAELTPGTHAKKSALFNSGAEAVENAVKIARSYTKRQAVVVFDHGYHGRTNLTMALTAKNMPYKQGFGPFAPEVYRVPVAYGYRWPTGAENCGPEAAAQAIDQITKQIGAENVAAIIIEPVLGEGGFIEPAKGFLPAIVKFANDNGIVFVADEIQSGFCRTGQWFACEDEGIVPDLITTAKGIAGGLPLAAVTGRAEIMDAAHAGGLGGTYGGNPVACAGALGSIETMKELDLNAAAKKIESVMKARLTAMQEKYDIIGDIRGRGAMIAIELVKDPVSKTPFPEAAGALAKACHAEGLLVLTCGTYGNVLRFLPPIVIGEDLLNEGLDLIEAAFAAIGTAI, from the coding sequence ATGACCGCTGTTCCGCAGGAGCGCAAGATCGTCACCGCGATCCCCGGCCCCAAGTCGCAGGAGCTGCAGGCCCGCCGCCTCCAGACCGTGGCCGGTGGCGTGGGCTCCGTGCTGCCCGTCTTCACGGCCCGCGCGGGCGGCGGCATCATCGAGGACGTCGACGGCAACCGCCTGATCGACTTCGGCTCCGGCATCGCCGTGACCTCGGTCGGCGCCTCCGCCGAGGCCGTCGTGCGCCGCGCCTCCGCGCAGCTCGCCGACTTCACCCACACCTGTTTCATGGTCACCCCGTACGAGGGCTACGTCGAGGTCTGCGAGGCCCTCGCCGAACTGACCCCGGGCACCCACGCCAAGAAGTCGGCCCTGTTCAACTCCGGCGCCGAGGCCGTCGAGAACGCCGTCAAGATCGCCCGTTCGTACACCAAGCGCCAGGCCGTCGTCGTCTTCGACCACGGCTACCACGGCCGTACGAACCTCACCATGGCGCTGACCGCGAAGAACATGCCCTACAAGCAGGGCTTCGGTCCGTTCGCCCCCGAGGTCTACCGCGTCCCGGTCGCCTACGGCTACCGCTGGCCCACCGGTGCCGAGAACTGCGGCCCCGAGGCCGCCGCCCAGGCGATCGACCAGATCACCAAGCAGATCGGCGCCGAGAACGTCGCCGCGATCATCATCGAGCCGGTCCTCGGCGAGGGCGGCTTCATCGAGCCGGCCAAGGGCTTCCTGCCCGCGATCGTGAAGTTCGCCAACGACAACGGCATCGTCTTCGTCGCCGACGAGATCCAGTCCGGCTTCTGCCGCACCGGCCAGTGGTTCGCGTGCGAGGACGAGGGCATCGTCCCGGACCTGATCACCACCGCCAAGGGCATCGCGGGCGGTCTGCCGCTCGCCGCCGTGACCGGCCGCGCCGAGATCATGGACGCCGCGCACGCGGGTGGCCTGGGCGGCACCTACGGCGGTAACCCGGTGGCCTGCGCCGGTGCGCTCGGCTCCATCGAGACCATGAAGGAGCTCGACCTCAACGCCGCGGCGAAGAAGATCGAGTCCGTCATGAAGGCCCGCCTGACGGCCATGCAGGAGAAGTACGACATCATCGGCGACATCCGCGGCCGCGGCGCCATGATCGCGATCGAGCTGGTCAAGGACCCGGTGTCCAAGACCCCGTTCCCGGAGGCGGCCGGCGCGCTCGCCAAGGCCTGCCACGCCGAGGGCCTGCTCGTCCTCACCTGCGGCACCTACGGCAACGTGCTCCGCTTCCTCCCGCCGATCGTCATCGGCGAGGACCTGCTGAACGAGGGCCTGGACCTGATCGAGGCCGCGTTCGCGGCCATCGGCACGGCCATCTGA
- a CDS encoding ATP-binding protein, with protein sequence MDTDGTHETRPPRVGHVPKPASPPSPGLPPKPSHAPTAGPTLSDWLRVPRSSDGPGVWTYGHVPRAVEEPERTPTRQLISGALISLLAGALLWSLLWNGYLGGFWLWPLYAFTPDDWNHDSFSVVTSYTWYALVITALAVGFGRLGRWPELLRRLIGSRALRAARAVVPAAGPEEQEDDLARWPQLRAAGLGEAAERLEAEAGGGRMNDVDYARIRRAWDSVRVDPSRMRAFADAVRDKGAGACVHPSGARDLPVRAARHDLLARQVLLGTVEDGARNPYSRRGTALALDPDVLGTSLLAVGPSGTGKTRRLVRPVVESLSLQALAGQAAVVAVGAAGAQLGPDAAFDVVVRVGDPASVYDLDLYGGTTDPDEAATLLAEAFVGDVPGIDVRRAATALAQLLGPFRAAYDRFPTVPELRELLDQVPTAFDTLRRDLAGQHAMLRELDARARQHGAHADPGPALADRVALLDRPAFAGFFDTTGQGRPFSLRALEHPIRVRVDLPERGHADASRMLARLLLAQFNAAAAARADRSLFAFLAFDDASHTLTAETVRGVQRLRSAHAGVLLTLRTLDDVPEALRTPLLGAVGCRMAFSGVTTWDGKRFAEAWGTEWVETRDVTHRTVFADQPLTRLMHSFRKLVTGKAVTTDAVTVRQVERERWSASDLAHTVPPGHAVLSLTSVRGERAAPLLVRLAGTS encoded by the coding sequence ATGGACACCGACGGCACGCACGAGACGCGCCCACCCCGGGTGGGGCACGTCCCGAAACCGGCTTCCCCGCCGTCCCCGGGTCTCCCCCCGAAGCCCTCGCACGCGCCGACGGCCGGCCCGACGCTGAGCGACTGGCTGCGCGTCCCGCGCTCCTCGGACGGGCCGGGCGTGTGGACGTACGGGCACGTGCCGCGGGCCGTCGAGGAGCCCGAGCGGACACCGACACGGCAGCTGATCAGCGGTGCGCTGATCTCGCTGCTGGCGGGGGCGCTCCTGTGGTCCCTGCTCTGGAACGGCTACCTGGGCGGCTTTTGGCTCTGGCCGCTCTACGCCTTCACCCCCGACGACTGGAACCACGACTCCTTCTCCGTGGTCACCTCCTACACCTGGTACGCCCTGGTCATCACGGCGCTCGCCGTCGGCTTCGGCCGCCTGGGCCGCTGGCCCGAGCTGCTCCGCAGGCTGATCGGGAGCCGCGCGCTGCGGGCGGCGCGGGCGGTGGTCCCGGCCGCCGGGCCCGAGGAGCAGGAAGACGACCTCGCGCGGTGGCCGCAGTTGCGGGCCGCCGGGTTGGGGGAGGCTGCCGAGCGGTTGGAGGCCGAGGCCGGGGGTGGGCGGATGAATGACGTGGACTACGCCCGGATCCGGCGGGCGTGGGATTCCGTACGCGTCGACCCCTCGCGGATGCGGGCCTTCGCCGACGCCGTCCGCGACAAGGGCGCCGGGGCCTGTGTGCACCCGTCCGGGGCGCGGGACCTGCCCGTGCGGGCCGCCCGGCACGATCTGCTGGCCCGGCAGGTGCTGCTGGGCACCGTCGAGGACGGCGCCCGCAACCCGTACTCCCGCCGCGGCACCGCCCTCGCCCTCGACCCCGACGTGCTCGGCACCTCCCTGCTCGCCGTCGGGCCCTCCGGCACCGGCAAGACCCGGCGGCTGGTGCGGCCCGTCGTCGAGTCGCTCTCGCTCCAGGCCCTCGCCGGCCAGGCCGCCGTCGTCGCCGTCGGCGCGGCCGGCGCCCAGCTCGGGCCGGACGCCGCCTTCGACGTCGTCGTCCGGGTCGGCGATCCCGCCTCCGTCTACGACCTCGACCTCTACGGCGGCACCACCGACCCCGACGAGGCGGCCACCCTCCTCGCCGAGGCCTTCGTCGGGGACGTCCCCGGGATCGACGTACGCCGGGCCGCGACCGCCCTCGCCCAGCTCCTCGGGCCGTTCCGGGCGGCGTACGACCGCTTCCCGACCGTGCCCGAACTGCGCGAGCTGCTCGACCAGGTCCCCACCGCCTTCGACACGCTGCGCCGCGACCTCGCCGGGCAGCACGCCATGCTGCGCGAGCTCGACGCCCGGGCCCGCCAGCACGGGGCCCACGCGGACCCCGGTCCGGCCCTCGCCGACCGGGTGGCCCTGCTGGACCGGCCCGCCTTCGCCGGCTTCTTCGACACCACCGGCCAGGGCCGGCCGTTCTCGCTGCGCGCCCTGGAGCACCCCATCCGGGTCCGCGTGGACCTGCCCGAGCGCGGGCACGCCGACGCCTCCCGGATGCTGGCCCGGCTGCTGCTCGCCCAGTTCAACGCCGCCGCGGCCGCCCGCGCCGACCGCTCCCTCTTCGCCTTCCTCGCCTTCGACGACGCCTCCCACACCCTGACCGCCGAGACCGTGCGGGGCGTCCAGCGGCTGCGCTCGGCGCATGCGGGGGTCCTGCTCACGTTGCGCACGCTGGACGACGTACCGGAGGCGCTGCGGACACCGCTGCTCGGGGCGGTCGGCTGCCGGATGGCCTTCTCCGGGGTCACCACCTGGGACGGCAAGCGTTTCGCCGAGGCCTGGGGCACGGAGTGGGTGGAGACGCGGGACGTCACCCACCGCACCGTCTTCGCCGACCAGCCGCTCACCCGCCTGATGCACTCCTTCCGCAAGCTCGTCACCGGCAAGGCGGTCACCACGGACGCGGTGACCGTGCGCCAGGTGGAGCGGGAGCGGTGGTCCGCTTCGGACCTGGCGCACACGGTGCCGCCGGGGCACGCGGTGCTGTCGCTGACCTCGGTGCGCGGGGAACGGGCGGCTCCGCTGCTGGTCCGCCTGGCCGGAACGTCCTGA
- a CDS encoding PucR family transcriptional regulator, with product MPLTLASLVQHSALKLSVRAGEGRLDTPVRWAHVSELADPVPYMEGGELLLITAMKLDAGDPEEMRAYVRRLAAAGVVGIGFAIGVNYEEIPEALVEAARSEDMPLLEVPRRTPFLAISKAVSAALAADQYRAVTAGFEAQRELTRAALSVDGPTELLVKLAAHVHGWAALYDTSGAVVAAAPDWAARRAARLTPDVERLRERPAPASAVVGGSEDRVELQSLGTGRRARGALAVGTAAPLGTAERYAVHSAVALLTLTTERSRSLHDAESRLGAAVLRMLLAGEADHARSVAGDLYGALLEAPFRIVVAEPALAGTAQPEGLALLSDTVESAAARTGEALLVVPEAGRLVVLASDGGSAVQACVDHAEVLEARRGRDAAGPEPDELVVGMSAPAGPGGVAAALKQADQALAVARRRGRPMVEHEDMAAGSVLPLLADDAVRAFADGTLRALREHDATGRGDLVASLQAWLSRHGQWDAAAADLGVHRHTLRYRMKRVEEILGRSLEDPDVRMELWLALKATSTPA from the coding sequence ATGCCGCTCACCCTCGCCTCACTCGTCCAGCACTCGGCGCTCAAGCTCAGCGTCCGGGCCGGGGAGGGCCGCCTCGACACCCCGGTGCGCTGGGCCCACGTCAGCGAGCTCGCCGACCCCGTCCCCTACATGGAGGGCGGGGAGCTGCTCCTGATCACCGCGATGAAGCTGGACGCGGGCGACCCCGAGGAGATGCGCGCCTACGTGCGCCGCCTCGCCGCGGCCGGGGTCGTCGGCATCGGCTTCGCGATCGGCGTCAACTACGAGGAGATCCCCGAGGCGCTGGTCGAGGCCGCGCGGAGCGAGGACATGCCGCTGCTGGAGGTACCGCGGCGGACCCCCTTCCTGGCGATCAGCAAGGCGGTCTCCGCGGCCCTCGCGGCAGACCAGTACCGGGCCGTCACCGCCGGCTTCGAGGCCCAGCGGGAGCTGACGCGCGCCGCGCTCTCCGTCGACGGCCCCACCGAGCTGCTGGTGAAGCTGGCCGCGCACGTGCACGGCTGGGCCGCGCTGTACGACACCTCGGGCGCGGTCGTCGCCGCCGCCCCCGACTGGGCCGCGCGCCGCGCCGCCCGGCTCACCCCCGACGTGGAACGGCTGCGGGAGCGCCCGGCGCCCGCGAGCGCCGTGGTCGGCGGCTCCGAGGACCGTGTGGAACTCCAGTCCCTGGGCACGGGCCGGCGGGCGCGCGGCGCGCTCGCCGTCGGTACCGCGGCCCCGCTGGGCACGGCCGAGCGGTACGCCGTCCACTCCGCGGTCGCGCTGCTCACCCTCACCACCGAGCGCTCGCGCTCGCTGCACGACGCCGAGTCCCGCCTGGGGGCGGCGGTGCTGCGGATGCTGCTCGCGGGCGAGGCGGACCACGCGCGGTCCGTGGCCGGCGACCTGTACGGGGCCCTGCTGGAGGCACCGTTCCGGATCGTCGTGGCCGAGCCGGCCCTGGCGGGGACCGCGCAGCCGGAAGGCCTGGCGCTGCTGTCCGACACGGTGGAGTCGGCGGCGGCCCGGACCGGGGAGGCGCTGCTCGTCGTCCCGGAGGCGGGCCGGCTCGTGGTCCTGGCCTCCGACGGGGGCTCGGCCGTCCAGGCGTGCGTGGACCACGCCGAGGTGCTGGAGGCCCGGCGCGGCCGGGACGCGGCCGGTCCGGAGCCGGACGAACTGGTGGTCGGCATGTCCGCGCCGGCCGGACCGGGCGGTGTGGCGGCGGCCCTCAAGCAGGCCGACCAGGCCCTGGCCGTGGCCCGGCGCCGCGGCCGGCCGATGGTGGAGCACGAGGACATGGCGGCGGGCTCGGTCCTGCCGCTGCTGGCCGACGACGCCGTACGGGCCTTCGCGGACGGCACCCTGCGCGCCCTGCGGGAGCACGACGCGACCGGGCGCGGCGACCTGGTGGCCTCGCTCCAGGCCTGGCTCTCCCGACACGGGCAGTGGGACGCGGCCGCCGCCGACCTCGGCGTGCACCGGCACACCCTGCGCTACCGGATGAAGCGGGTCGAGGAGATCCTCGGCCGCTCCCTGGAGGACCCGGACGTCCGCATGGAACTGTGGCTCGCCCTCAAGGCGACCTCGACCCCGGCCTGA
- a CDS encoding aldehyde dehydrogenase family protein → MTSTHAFWLAGRQATGEDSFDVHSPWDGRLVGTVSVPTDEQVEEAVAAAYAVTAEFSATPAHVRAAALDHVSKRLAERTEEIAQLISAENGKPVKWARGEVGRAVSVFRFAAEEARRFNGGEAQRLDTDAGGVGRLALTRRFVKGPVLGIAPFNFPLNLCAHKVAPAIAVGAPIILKPAPATPLSGLILGELLAETDLPAGSWSVLPVANEKMPALVKDERLPVISFTGSDTVGYAIQQSVPHKHCTLELGGNAAAVVLDDWSSEADLDWAATRIATFSNYQAGQSCISVQRVIADASVYDRLVEKVVEKVQSQVTGDPSDSATDVGPLVSEAAAQRVESWVDEAVAGGAKLLTGGKRAGASYEPTVLAHVPDGVKLATEEVFGPVLTLKKVENTDEAFAAVNDSKFGLQTGVFTRNVQTAFRAHRELEVGGVIIGDAPSYRADQMPYGGVKQSGVGREGVRYAMDDYTYERVLVLTGLDI, encoded by the coding sequence ATGACTTCCACCCACGCCTTCTGGCTCGCCGGCCGCCAGGCCACCGGCGAGGACAGCTTCGACGTCCACTCCCCGTGGGACGGCCGCCTGGTCGGCACCGTCAGCGTGCCCACCGACGAGCAGGTCGAAGAGGCCGTGGCCGCGGCGTACGCCGTGACGGCGGAGTTCTCCGCGACCCCCGCCCACGTACGGGCCGCGGCCCTGGACCACGTGTCCAAGCGGCTCGCCGAGCGCACCGAGGAGATCGCACAGCTGATCTCCGCCGAGAACGGCAAGCCCGTCAAGTGGGCCCGCGGTGAGGTCGGCCGTGCGGTGTCCGTGTTCCGCTTCGCCGCCGAAGAGGCCCGCCGCTTCAACGGCGGAGAGGCCCAGCGCCTCGACACCGACGCCGGTGGTGTCGGCCGTCTCGCGCTGACCCGCCGCTTCGTCAAGGGCCCGGTCCTCGGCATCGCGCCGTTCAACTTCCCGCTGAACCTGTGCGCCCACAAGGTGGCCCCGGCCATCGCCGTCGGCGCGCCGATCATCCTCAAGCCCGCCCCGGCCACGCCCCTGTCCGGGCTGATCCTGGGTGAGCTGCTCGCCGAGACCGACCTCCCGGCCGGCTCCTGGTCGGTCCTGCCGGTCGCCAACGAGAAGATGCCGGCCCTGGTCAAGGACGAGCGCCTGCCCGTCATCTCCTTCACCGGCTCCGACACCGTCGGCTACGCCATCCAGCAGTCGGTGCCCCACAAGCACTGCACGCTGGAGCTCGGCGGCAACGCCGCGGCCGTCGTCCTGGACGACTGGTCCTCCGAGGCCGACCTCGACTGGGCCGCGACCCGCATCGCGACCTTCTCGAACTACCAGGCCGGCCAGTCCTGCATCTCCGTGCAGCGCGTGATCGCCGACGCCTCCGTCTACGACCGCCTCGTCGAGAAGGTCGTCGAGAAGGTCCAGTCCCAGGTCACCGGCGACCCGTCCGACTCGGCCACCGACGTCGGCCCGCTCGTCTCCGAGGCCGCCGCCCAGCGCGTCGAGTCCTGGGTCGACGAGGCCGTGGCCGGCGGAGCCAAGCTGCTCACCGGCGGCAAGCGTGCCGGTGCCTCGTACGAGCCCACCGTCCTGGCCCACGTGCCGGACGGCGTCAAGCTCGCCACCGAGGAGGTCTTCGGGCCGGTCCTGACGCTGAAGAAGGTCGAGAACACCGACGAGGCCTTCGCCGCCGTCAACGACTCGAAGTTCGGTCTGCAGACCGGCGTCTTCACGCGCAACGTCCAGACCGCGTTCCGCGCCCACCGCGAGCTCGAGGTCGGCGGTGTGATCATCGGCGACGCGCCGTCCTACCGCGCCGACCAGATGCCGTACGGCGGCGTCAAGCAGTCCGGTGTGGGCCGCGAGGGCGTCCGCTACGCGATGGACGACTACACGTACGAGCGGGTCCTGGTCCTGACCGGCCTCGACATCTGA
- a CDS encoding acyl-CoA dehydrogenase family protein, producing the protein MSATQPKVTEREARQVAEAAREQDWRKPSFAKELFLGRFRLDLIHPHPLPADEDVRRGEAFMARLREFCETRIDGARIEREAKIPDETVRGLKELGALGMKIDPKYGGLGLTQVYYNKALALVGSVSPAIGALLSAHQSIGVPQPLKMFGTQEQKDAYLPRCATTAISAFLLTEPDVGSDPARLATTAVPDGDDTYVLDGVKLWTTNGVVADLLVVMARVPKSDNHRGGITAFVVEADSPGITVEHRNAFMGLRGLENGVTRFHRVRVPAAQRIGAEGAGLKIALTTLNTGRLSLPAMCVGAGKWCLKIAREWSGVREQWGRPVARHEAVGAKISFIAATTFALEAVVDLASQMADEDRNDIRIEAALAKLYGSEMACLMADELVQIRGGRGFETAESLAARGERAVPAEQMLRDLRINRIFEGSTEIMHLLIAREAVDAHLSVAGDLIDPEKALGDKAKAGARAAGFYARWLPKLATGPGQVPGTYRAFHPSGHPDLSPHLRYVERSARKLARSTFYAMSRWQGRMETKQGFLGRIVDIGAELFAMSAACVRAEHLRATGAHGREAYQLADAFCEQSRLRVEELFGRLWSNTDDLDRKVVAGVLSGTYTWLEEGVLDPSGEGPWIADAAPGPSTQKNVHRPIR; encoded by the coding sequence ATGTCCGCAACACAGCCCAAGGTGACCGAGCGCGAGGCACGGCAGGTCGCGGAGGCGGCCCGGGAACAGGACTGGCGCAAACCCAGTTTCGCCAAGGAACTGTTCCTCGGACGTTTCCGGCTCGACCTGATCCACCCCCATCCGCTCCCCGCCGACGAGGACGTCCGGCGGGGCGAGGCCTTCATGGCCCGGCTGCGGGAGTTCTGCGAGACCCGCATCGACGGGGCCCGCATCGAGCGCGAGGCGAAGATCCCCGACGAGACCGTGCGCGGTCTCAAGGAGCTCGGCGCCCTCGGCATGAAGATCGACCCCAAGTACGGCGGCCTCGGTCTCACCCAGGTCTACTACAACAAGGCGCTGGCCCTCGTCGGCTCGGTGAGCCCGGCCATCGGGGCCCTGCTCTCCGCCCACCAGTCGATCGGCGTGCCCCAGCCGCTGAAGATGTTCGGCACGCAGGAGCAGAAGGACGCCTACCTGCCCCGCTGCGCCACCACCGCCATCAGCGCCTTCCTGCTCACCGAGCCCGACGTGGGGTCCGACCCGGCGCGCCTGGCCACCACGGCGGTCCCGGACGGGGACGACACGTACGTGCTCGACGGCGTGAAGCTGTGGACGACCAACGGGGTCGTCGCGGACCTGCTCGTCGTGATGGCCCGGGTCCCGAAGTCCGACAACCACCGGGGCGGGATCACCGCCTTCGTCGTCGAGGCCGACTCGCCCGGCATCACCGTCGAGCACCGCAACGCCTTCATGGGCCTGCGCGGCCTGGAGAACGGCGTGACCCGCTTCCACCGGGTACGGGTCCCCGCGGCCCAGCGCATCGGCGCCGAGGGCGCCGGGCTCAAGATCGCCCTGACCACGCTCAACACCGGCCGGCTGTCCCTGCCCGCCATGTGCGTCGGTGCCGGGAAGTGGTGCCTGAAGATCGCCCGCGAGTGGTCCGGCGTCCGCGAGCAGTGGGGCCGGCCGGTCGCGCGGCACGAGGCGGTCGGCGCCAAGATCTCCTTCATCGCCGCCACCACCTTCGCCCTCGAAGCGGTGGTCGACCTCGCCTCCCAGATGGCCGACGAGGACCGCAACGACATCCGCATCGAGGCCGCCCTCGCCAAGCTCTACGGCTCCGAGATGGCCTGCCTGATGGCCGACGAACTGGTCCAGATCCGCGGCGGGCGCGGCTTCGAGACCGCCGAGTCCCTGGCCGCCCGCGGCGAACGCGCCGTCCCCGCCGAGCAGATGCTCCGCGACCTGCGCATCAACCGGATCTTCGAGGGCTCCACCGAGATCATGCACCTGCTGATCGCCCGCGAGGCCGTCGACGCCCACCTCTCGGTGGCGGGCGACCTCATCGACCCCGAGAAGGCACTCGGCGACAAGGCGAAGGCCGGAGCCCGCGCCGCCGGGTTCTACGCCCGCTGGCTGCCCAAGCTCGCCACCGGCCCCGGCCAGGTCCCCGGCACCTACCGCGCCTTCCACCCCTCCGGCCACCCCGACCTCTCCCCCCACCTGCGCTACGTGGAGCGCAGCGCCCGCAAACTCGCCCGCTCGACCTTCTACGCCATGTCCCGCTGGCAGGGCCGGATGGAGACCAAACAGGGCTTCCTCGGCCGGATCGTCGACATCGGCGCCGAGCTCTTCGCCATGAGCGCGGCCTGCGTCCGCGCCGAGCACCTGCGCGCCACCGGCGCCCACGGCCGCGAGGCCTACCAGCTGGCCGACGCCTTCTGCGAGCAGTCCAGGCTGCGCGTGGAGGAGCTCTTCGGCCGGCTCTGGTCCAACACCGACGACCTCGACCGCAAGGTGGTCGCGGGCGTCCTGTCCGGCACCTACACCTGGCTGGAGGAGGGCGTACTCGACCCCTCCGGCGAGGGCCCCTGGATCGCGGACGCGGCGCCCGGACCCTCGACACAGAAAAACGTGCACCGCCCCATCCGCTGA